A window from Melitaea cinxia chromosome 5, ilMelCinx1.1, whole genome shotgun sequence encodes these proteins:
- the LOC123653966 gene encoding ankyrin repeat and MYND domain-containing protein 2: MDNKSEESNLPEKTIFNTIAQGDLTEFKNILAQHKGSVDFFDENGMTALQHAAYKGNKEMVQLLLDRGADVNSGKHEYNYTALHFGALSGNSEVCKLLLDAGAKPTATNSVGRTASQMAAFVGNHHTVATINNYIPRNEISYYATSQGQQIEPYLQPFLVEPLHKFVLGVNIHPVRLALNLQHMPALLENAEKVSKVLDMLCKKEMTRGSDTNEVMAFKYHYLAYIIKELNNIRDKQKPSTESKDDKKHDVVEVFSKKLLKPGKDGYSLDMMDSFLKDCVREFPYRECTTFHQMVSSLTSKDPPPALSVINCTLNGQRGFVDAIPYCSTCGEEKPAKKCSKCKTVQYCDRECQRLHWFVHKKACNRELSVPVANSKPVDAAEITSELQNLVAG; the protein is encoded by the exons ATGGATAACAAATCGGAAGAATCTAATTTGCCTGAGAAAACCATTTTTAATACAATCGCCCAAGGTGACCTGACGGAATTTAAGAATATCCTCGCTCAACATAAGGGTAGCGTCGATTTTTTTGACGAAAATGGTATGACGGCACTTCAGCACGCTGCTTATAAGGGTAATAAAGAAATGGTGCAATTGCTTCTTGATAGG GGTGCGGACGTGAACTCCGGCAAACATGAATATAATTACACTGCTTTACATTTTGGTGCTCTTTCTGGAAATTCAGAGGTGTGCAAATTGCTCTTAGATGCTGGAGCTAAGCCGACGGCTACAAATTCCGTTGGGCGGACCGCGTCCCAAATGGCAGCATTTGTTGGTAACCATCACACGGTAGCTACTATTAATAACTATATACCAAGGAATGAAATCTCTTACTACGCAACGTCTCAAGGACAGCAAATAGAACCCTACTTGCAACCATTCTTAGTAGAACCTCTTCATAAATTTGTACTTGGTGTCAACATTCATCCTGTAAGGTTAGCATTAAATCTTCAACATATGCCTGCATTGTTAGAAAATGCTGAGAAAGTAAGTAAAGTTCTAGACATGCTTTGTAAAAAAGAAATGACAAGGGGTAGTGATACAAACGAAGTGATGGCATTCAAATATCATTATCTTGCTTACATTATAAAAGAATTAAACAATATAAGAGACAAGCAAAAACCTAGTACTGAAAGTAAAGATGATAAGAAACATGATGTTGTTGAAGTTTTCTCTAAGAAGCTGTTGAAACCTGGAAAAGATGGATATTCATTAGATATGATGGATTCATTTCTAAAAGATTGTGTACGTGAATTTCCTTATAGAGAATGTACAACTTTCCATCAAATGGTAAGTTCACTGACAAGCAAGGACCCTCCGCCTGCACTATCAGTTATTAACTGTACATTAAACGGTCAGAGAGGATTTGTTGATGCTATTCCGTATTGTAGCACCTGTGGTGAAGAGAAACCAGCAAAGAAGTGCTCTAAATGTAAAACTGTTCAATACTGTGATAGGGAATGTCAACGCCTTCATTGGTTTGTACATAAAAAAGCTTGTAACAGAGAATTGAGTGTTCCCGTAGCTAACTCAAAACCCGTTGATGCAGCCGAGATCACCTCCGAACTACAGAATCTTGTTGCCGGATAG
- the LOC123653725 gene encoding sodium-dependent dopamine transporter encodes MSLKTPTPGVGERETWGKKVDFLLSVIGFAVDLANVWRFPYLCYKNGGGAFLVPYCIMLVVGGIPLFYMELALGQFHRKGAITCWGRLVPLFKGIGYAVVLIAFYVDFYYNVIIAWALRFFFASFTTMLPWTNCNNEWNTPACQPFEANWESINANKSTRHHNSSVPNIPQTTPFTSAASEYFNRAILELHRSEGLHDLGPIKWDMALCLLAVYIICYFSLWKGISTSGKVVWFTALFPYAVLLILLVRGITLPGSATGIAYYLSPNFEAITQPQVWVDAATQVFFSLGPGFGVLLAYASYNKYHNNVYKDAILTSVINSCTSFIAGFVIFSVLGYMAYASGKDVKDVATEGPGLVFVVYPAAIATMPGSTFWALIFFMMLLTLGLDSSFGGSEAIITALSDEFPPIGRHRELFVAGLFTLYFFVGLASCTQGGFYFFQLLDRYAAGYSMLVAVFFEAIAVSWIYGTERFCEDIRDMIGFRPGLYWRICWRFAAPAFLLFITVYGLMDYEPLSYDTYVYPLWANALGWVIAGSSVICIPTVAIYKILTTKGTFLERLHILTTPYADTERIAAHNGVVVSESGGVRLSSAVTTPSTPPPAAPTNPATPSPALHTQPALV; translated from the exons GGGCGTTCTTGGTGCCGTACTGCATCATGCTGGTGGTGGGTGGAATTCCGCTTTTCTACATGGAGTTAGCTTTGGGGCAGTTTCATCGTAAGGGAGCAATCACTTGCTGGGGCAGGCTTGTACCATTGTTTAAAG GTATCGGATACGCGGTGGTCCTGATAGCATTTTATGTTGACTTTTATTACAATGTCATAATCGCTTGGGCACTTCGATTTTTCTTTGCATCATTCACAACTATGTTACCATGGACGAACTGCAACAATGAGTGGAACACGCCTGCATGTCAGCCG TTCGAAGCTAATTGGGAGTCAATAAACGCAAACAAATCTACACGTCATCACAACTCTTCAGTGCCAAACATTCCACAAACGACACCATTCACTTCAGCTGCTTCAGAATATTTTAA CCGAGCTATATTAGAACTCCATAGAAGTGAAGGATTACACGACTTGGGTCCCATCAAGTGGGACATGGCTCTTTGTCTCCTGGcggtttatattatttgttatttttcgtTATGGAAAGGCATCAGCACTTCGGGCAAa gtGGTATGGTTCACAGCTTTATTTCCTTACGCTGTACTTCTAATACTTTTAGTGCGTGGCATTACTTTACCTGGCTCAGCTACTGGTATTGCATACTATTTGAGCCCTAATTTTGAAGCTATTACACAGCCACAG gTATGGGTTGACGCAGCTACACAAGTATTTTTCTCTTTGGGTCCAGGATTTGGCGTTCTATTGGCTTATGCTTCTTACAACAAATACCATAACAACGTGTATAA AGACGCTATCTTAACTAGTGTGATCAACTCTTGCACCTCTTTTATTGCTGGATTCGTCATCTTCAGTGTGTTAGGCTACATGGCCTACGCGTCTGGAAAAGACGTTAAAGATGTAGCTACAGAGGGACCAGGTCTTGTATTTGTGGTGTATCCCGCTGCAATAGCGACTATGCCTGGGTCTACGTTCTGGGCTCTAATATTCTTTATGATGTTGCTAACTCTGGGATTGGATAGCTCT TTCGGCGGATCCGAAGCGATAATAACGGCTTTGAGTGATGAGTTTCCCCCAATCGGTCGACACCGAGAACTGTTCGTGGCCGGTCTCTTCACACTCTACTTCTTTGTTGGCCTAGCATCTTGCACACAGGGTGGTTTCTATTTCTTCCAATTATTAGATCGATATGCTGCTGGATATTCTATGCTTGTTGCTGTATTCTTTGAGGCCATTGCTGTTTCATGGATCTATG GTACTGAAAGGTTCTGTGAGGACATCCGCGATATGATCGGTTTCCGACCTGGTCTCTACTGGCGTATCTGCTGGCGTTTTGCCGCTCCAGCTTTCCTCTTATTCATCACAGTATACGGACTTATGGACTACGAGCCCCTTTCATATGATACCTACGTGTATCCACTTTGGGCTAACGCACTTGGATGGGTGATTGCTGGTTCAAGCGTTATCTGTATACCGACCGTGGCTATCTACAAGATTCTTACTACAAAAGGAACTTTTCTTGAG CGCCTGCACATCCTGACCACGCCGTACGCAGACACGGAGCGCATCGCGGCGCACAACGGTGTCGTGGTGTCTGAGAGCGGCGGCGTGCGGCTCTCCTCCGCCGTCACAACTCCGAGCACCCCCCCTCCCGCTGCGCCCACCAACCCCGCGACCCCCTCCCCCGCCCTCCACACTCAACCCGCGCTCGTCTGA